The Streptomyces sp. NBC_00670 genome window below encodes:
- a CDS encoding type II toxin-antitoxin system RelE/ParE family toxin — translation MAEPYELRFFEDVLDWIKTLAKEDPDSHLHVIAALERLQEVGPALRRPTVGAIERSRYRNMRELRPRNGGTVSIRMLFVFDPERRAIFLVAGNKAAGRQWAAWYPKAVKEADDKYTAYLKALEQEKKEGQGR, via the coding sequence GTGGCCGAACCCTATGAGCTGCGCTTCTTTGAAGACGTGCTGGACTGGATCAAGACACTCGCAAAAGAAGACCCGGACAGCCATCTCCACGTGATAGCCGCTCTGGAACGGCTCCAGGAAGTGGGGCCGGCGCTCCGCCGCCCGACGGTCGGCGCGATCGAGAGGAGCCGTTACCGGAACATGCGGGAGTTGCGTCCACGCAATGGCGGGACGGTGAGTATCCGGATGCTCTTCGTCTTCGACCCCGAGCGGCGGGCCATCTTTCTCGTGGCGGGTAACAAGGCAGCGGGGCGGCAGTGGGCAGCCTGGTATCCCAAGGCGGTCAAGGAAGCCGACGACAAGTACACGGCCTACCTCAAGGCGCTGGAGCAGGAGAAGAAGGAAGGGCAGGGCAGATGA
- a CDS encoding esterase-like activity of phytase family protein, with protein sequence MRLKSVFAAASVCLATAACLTAAGPAVAHSSYGNACSSAVSLAGFSDVLDKTSYDGTYVGNLSALARDRDGALVALSDRSSLFRLDAKTLRPKGVVALADESGGALDSEGVVVDRDGTRLVTSETEPSVRRYSRDGRLLGRLPVPASLQVAPAGRATANGTFEGLTLLPDGRTLVASMEYALSGDSAGIVRLQTWRRHGTQWRLGAQYAYRADDGLGVPEITATPDGRLLVLERGFTSGVGNTIRLHLADLRHATDTSGIENLTGHKSVRLAKKTPLADLVDCPTLGATAKQPQPNPLLDNIEGMAVTGHDHHTGRLNVLLVSDDNQNTAQTTRFYRLTVRLPRQGGA encoded by the coding sequence ATGCGTCTGAAAAGCGTGTTTGCCGCTGCCTCCGTCTGTCTCGCGACCGCCGCCTGTCTCACGGCCGCCGGGCCCGCCGTCGCCCATTCCTCGTACGGGAACGCCTGTTCGTCCGCCGTCTCGCTCGCCGGGTTCTCCGACGTGCTCGACAAGACGTCGTACGACGGCACCTACGTCGGGAACCTCTCCGCCCTCGCGCGGGACCGGGACGGGGCGCTCGTCGCGCTCTCCGACCGGTCCTCCCTCTTCCGGCTGGACGCGAAGACCCTGCGGCCCAAGGGCGTCGTCGCGCTCGCCGACGAGAGCGGGGGCGCGCTCGACTCCGAGGGCGTCGTCGTCGACCGGGACGGCACCCGGCTCGTCACCTCCGAGACCGAGCCGTCCGTCCGGCGGTACTCCCGGGACGGGCGCCTGCTCGGGCGGCTGCCCGTGCCGGCCTCCCTCCAGGTCGCCCCGGCCGGGCGGGCCACCGCCAACGGCACCTTCGAGGGGCTCACCCTGCTGCCCGACGGCCGTACCCTCGTCGCCTCCATGGAGTACGCGCTCAGCGGTGACAGCGCCGGGATCGTCCGCCTGCAGACCTGGCGGCGGCACGGTACGCAATGGCGGCTCGGCGCCCAGTACGCCTACCGCGCCGACGACGGGCTCGGCGTCCCGGAGATCACCGCCACCCCCGACGGCCGCCTCCTCGTCCTGGAGCGCGGCTTCACCTCCGGCGTCGGCAACACCATCCGCCTCCACCTCGCCGATCTCCGGCACGCGACCGACACCAGCGGCATCGAGAACCTCACCGGACACAAGTCCGTACGGCTCGCCAAGAAGACCCCGCTCGCCGACCTCGTCGACTGCCCCACCCTCGGCGCCACCGCCAAGCAGCCCCAGCCCAACCCCCTCCTCGACAACATCGAGGGCATGGCCGTCACCGGCCACGACCACCACACCGGCCGCCTGAACGTCCTCCTCGTCAGCGACGACAACCAGAACACCGCGCAGACCACCCGCTTCTACCGGCTCACGGTGCGGCTGCCGCGGCAGGGAGGGGCCTGA
- a CDS encoding DUF6000 family protein, with the protein MRNVREDAELLVLARRYVMPGRRYMKLGGGLLRMEEAAYGRFVRELGEDAGVVTDGEIGTLLEGGWRERRTAAWLVAVSRRTGFRERLGELLLASEVPCAGLAYCVALAGFGTPRDADLLADYLDRYLRRPDLGYDQTVVMGALLFVDLNLGSDRAARFLRPGGLWEQWHHDAPHMRQRGTTHPATYLSLVRRLCAVVDECAEAG; encoded by the coding sequence ATGCGCAACGTCCGCGAGGATGCCGAACTGCTGGTCCTGGCCCGTCGTTACGTCATGCCCGGGCGGCGGTACATGAAGCTCGGTGGGGGTCTGCTGCGCATGGAGGAGGCCGCGTACGGCCGGTTCGTACGGGAGCTCGGTGAGGACGCGGGGGTCGTCACCGACGGCGAGATCGGCACCCTCCTGGAGGGTGGATGGCGGGAGCGGAGGACCGCGGCGTGGCTCGTGGCCGTCTCCCGGCGGACCGGGTTCCGGGAACGCCTGGGGGAACTGCTGCTGGCCAGTGAAGTCCCCTGCGCCGGTCTGGCCTACTGCGTGGCACTGGCCGGCTTCGGCACGCCCCGCGACGCCGATCTGCTGGCCGACTACCTCGACCGGTACCTCCGCCGCCCCGATCTCGGCTACGACCAGACCGTGGTCATGGGCGCTCTCCTCTTCGTCGACCTCAACCTGGGCAGCGACCGGGCCGCCCGGTTCCTGCGCCCGGGCGGCCTGTGGGAGCAGTGGCACCACGACGCGCCCCACATGCGACAGCGCGGCACCACGCACCCCGCCACCTATCTGAGCCTCGTACGCCGGCTCTGCGCCGTCGTCGACGAGTGCGCCGAGGCGGGCTGA
- a CDS encoding epoxide hydrolase family protein: MRKTPFTISIDDDRLDDLHCRLRHTRWPDSLPDMDWADGTDLTFLQRLTEYWRTDFDWRAQEARLNAFPQFVAELDGVGIHLIHQRGKGPDPHPLVLTHGWPGTGFDMAGLIPLLTDPGGHGGDPADAFDVVVPSLPGYGFSERPTRPGSGPERVSGMWTRLMTGLGYPRFGTQSSDWGAAVSMWLASRFPERVSGLHVTFVPGFYRPPLGEGQPPLSAEERAFHERAAAWFEAEGGYHRLQSTKPQTPAYALTDSPAGLAAWIVEKTRGWSDCDGDVERAFTMDALLTNISIYWFTGTIGSSMRFYRENALRPNHFGPGARVRPPMGVASFPKDVMPPRSWVERVFDVTRWATMPRGGHLGVMEAPEPLAEEIRAFFRPLRGRRTS; encoded by the coding sequence ATGCGCAAGACGCCCTTCACCATCTCCATCGACGACGACCGGCTGGACGACCTGCACTGCCGACTGCGCCACACCCGCTGGCCCGACTCCCTGCCGGACATGGACTGGGCCGACGGAACCGACCTCACCTTCCTCCAACGCCTGACGGAGTACTGGCGGACCGACTTCGACTGGCGGGCGCAGGAGGCCCGGCTGAACGCGTTTCCGCAGTTCGTCGCGGAACTGGACGGGGTCGGCATCCACTTGATCCACCAACGCGGAAAGGGTCCCGACCCCCACCCGCTGGTGCTCACGCACGGCTGGCCCGGCACCGGGTTCGACATGGCAGGGCTCATCCCCCTGCTCACCGATCCCGGCGGCCACGGCGGAGACCCGGCCGACGCCTTCGACGTCGTCGTGCCCTCGCTGCCGGGCTACGGGTTCTCGGAGCGGCCGACCCGGCCGGGGTCCGGCCCCGAGCGCGTGTCGGGGATGTGGACGCGGCTGATGACGGGGCTCGGCTACCCGCGCTTCGGCACCCAGTCCTCCGACTGGGGCGCCGCCGTTTCCATGTGGCTCGCCTCCCGCTTCCCCGAACGGGTGTCCGGGCTGCACGTGACGTTCGTCCCCGGCTTCTACCGGCCCCCGCTGGGCGAGGGGCAACCGCCCCTGTCGGCGGAGGAGAGGGCGTTCCACGAGAGGGCCGCGGCATGGTTCGAGGCGGAGGGCGGCTACCACCGCCTCCAGTCGACGAAGCCGCAGACCCCCGCGTACGCGCTGACCGACTCGCCGGCGGGTCTGGCGGCGTGGATCGTCGAGAAGACGCGCGGCTGGAGCGACTGCGACGGCGACGTGGAGCGCGCCTTCACCATGGACGCCCTCCTCACCAACATCTCGATCTACTGGTTCACCGGCACCATCGGCTCCTCCATGCGGTTCTACCGCGAGAACGCCCTGCGCCCGAACCACTTCGGGCCCGGGGCCCGCGTCCGGCCTCCCATGGGGGTGGCGTCGTTCCCCAAGGACGTGATGCCGCCGCGCAGTTGGGTCGAGCGGGTCTTCGACGTGACGCGGTGGGCGACCATGCCGCGGGGCGGGCACCTCGGTGTCATGGAGGCGCCGGAACCTCTCGCCGAGGAGATCCGCGCATTCTTCCGCCCGCTGCGGGGGCGGCGGACGTCCTGA
- a CDS encoding TetR/AcrR family transcriptional regulator has translation MLAAADALFAADATAQPVSMDAIAAAAGVGKGTLFRAFGDRDGLLDALAAAKFQPLRTAVESGPEPLGPGTPAPDRIVAFLDAVLTFKLENRNLMRAREVAAPGNLRSERYRWMHALLRGLIREAAPARSESDAGYAAHALLAVLHIDLVDELLDTGRSVADIRRAQAAQARAVVGGAPPRSE, from the coding sequence GTGCTCGCCGCCGCGGACGCGCTGTTCGCGGCCGACGCGACGGCTCAGCCCGTGTCGATGGACGCCATCGCGGCGGCGGCCGGCGTCGGCAAGGGCACGCTGTTCCGGGCGTTCGGTGACCGCGACGGCCTCCTCGACGCGCTGGCCGCCGCGAAGTTCCAGCCGCTCCGCACGGCCGTGGAGTCCGGCCCGGAACCTCTCGGGCCGGGCACTCCGGCGCCCGACCGGATCGTCGCGTTCCTGGACGCGGTGCTCACCTTCAAGCTGGAGAACCGCAACCTCATGCGCGCCCGCGAGGTGGCCGCACCCGGGAATCTGCGGTCGGAGCGCTACCGCTGGATGCACGCGCTCCTGCGGGGGCTGATCCGGGAGGCCGCGCCCGCACGCAGCGAGAGTGACGCCGGGTACGCCGCGCACGCGCTGCTCGCGGTGCTGCACATCGACCTCGTCGACGAGTTGCTCGACACGGGGCGTTCCGTCGCGGACATCCGCCGCGCGCAGGCGGCTCAGGCGCGCGCGGTCGTCGGCGGAGCGCCACCCCGTTCCGAGTGA
- a CDS encoding helix-turn-helix domain-containing protein translates to MGSIYGDWLKQQREQAGLTQQQLADAAVMTRSHIAHIEAGRRTPSKEDARRLDRVLNTGNVLSSFLPPEEAAVADYFESARLLEQQAVVIREFALSFVPGILQTERYARAVLSTSFPPVGEEECDRLVVTRLARAKLLDTPVTPVVWALLDEAVLRRTIGGPDVMAEQITHLVRLVEAHRIRLHVLPLAAGFHPLLEGMVTLMWFEDQPPLAYSEGLLMGKLHDAPSVVQQLQHRYDLALSDALPLKDSLALLRTTAKEYGHHG, encoded by the coding sequence TTGGGCAGCATCTACGGCGACTGGCTCAAACAGCAGCGCGAGCAGGCAGGGCTGACGCAGCAGCAGTTGGCGGACGCGGCGGTGATGACGCGTTCGCACATCGCCCACATCGAGGCGGGCCGACGGACGCCGTCCAAGGAGGACGCCCGCCGGTTGGACAGGGTGCTGAACACGGGAAACGTGCTCAGCAGCTTCCTCCCACCGGAGGAGGCGGCGGTCGCCGACTACTTCGAGTCGGCCCGCCTGCTCGAACAACAGGCGGTGGTGATCCGGGAGTTCGCCCTGTCGTTCGTCCCCGGCATCCTCCAGACGGAAAGGTACGCACGTGCGGTCCTGAGCACGTCGTTCCCTCCGGTGGGTGAGGAGGAGTGTGACAGGCTCGTCGTCACACGGCTCGCACGGGCCAAGCTCCTGGACACTCCCGTCACACCCGTCGTGTGGGCCCTGTTGGACGAGGCGGTACTGCGGCGCACGATCGGCGGCCCCGACGTCATGGCCGAACAGATCACGCACCTCGTCCGCCTGGTCGAGGCCCATCGCATCCGCCTCCACGTGCTTCCGTTGGCGGCGGGCTTTCACCCTCTGCTCGAAGGCATGGTGACGCTGATGTGGTTCGAGGACCAACCGCCGCTCGCCTACAGCGAAGGACTCCTGATGGGGAAGTTGCACGACGCCCCATCCGTAGTCCAGCAACTGCAGCATCGATACGATCTCGCCCTGAGTGATGCACTGCCGCTGAAGGACTCACTGGCGCTGCTCAGAACGACGGCGAAGGAGTACGGACACCATGGCTGA
- a CDS encoding DUF397 domain-containing protein produces MADNTSIPSPSIRGGWRKSSYSNSEGGSCLEVLDGHPAGIPVRDSKLADSPVLLFSRTSWTSFLATATRGTGGTRPRN; encoded by the coding sequence ATGGCTGACAACACGAGCATCCCGAGCCCCTCCATACGCGGCGGCTGGCGCAAATCCTCCTACAGCAACAGCGAGGGCGGCAGCTGCCTGGAGGTGCTGGACGGGCACCCCGCCGGGATCCCCGTCCGCGACTCGAAGCTTGCGGACAGCCCCGTACTGCTCTTCTCGCGGACCAGTTGGACCTCGTTCCTCGCTACCGCGACACGCGGTACCGGAGGTACACGACCCCGCAACTGA
- a CDS encoding dihydrofolate reductase family protein, producing the protein MRSVTCSMSVSLDGYIVGPDGRFDWSVPDEEVFRLATDEVRGLDVHLLGRRLYETMRYWEDADRKPELNDLEREFAAIWNALPKVVFSTTLTEVRGNARLASGGLAEEIERLRAEPGEGDLAIGGATLAAEAAALGLIDEYRIRVYPVLVGGGTPLFPRDERRVDLDLVESRTFSCGVVYLRYRVSR; encoded by the coding sequence ATGCGCAGCGTGACCTGTTCCATGAGCGTCTCGCTCGACGGCTACATCGTCGGGCCGGACGGCCGCTTCGACTGGTCCGTGCCCGATGAGGAGGTCTTCCGCCTCGCCACCGACGAGGTGCGCGGGCTCGACGTCCATCTGCTGGGGCGGCGGCTGTACGAGACGATGCGGTACTGGGAGGACGCGGACCGAAAGCCCGAACTCAACGACCTGGAGCGGGAGTTCGCCGCGATCTGGAACGCACTCCCCAAGGTGGTGTTCTCCACCACGTTGACGGAGGTCCGGGGCAACGCCCGCCTGGCCTCCGGCGGCCTGGCGGAGGAGATCGAGCGGCTGCGGGCCGAACCCGGGGAGGGCGACCTCGCGATCGGCGGCGCGACGCTCGCCGCCGAGGCGGCGGCGCTGGGCCTGATCGACGAGTACCGGATCAGGGTCTACCCGGTACTGGTCGGCGGCGGCACGCCGCTCTTCCCCCGGGACGAACGCCGGGTGGACCTCGACCTCGTCGAGAGTCGTACGTTCAGTTGCGGGGTCGTGTACCTCCGGTACCGCGTGTCGCGGTAG